The genomic window TGACACTTGTTACAAGAATCAAACAATTAGCGGAAGAAAAAAAAGTAACCTTTGCTGAAGTCGAACGTGCCGTAGGAATCTCTAATGGGCAAATCAGACGATGGGACCGTGTTTCGCCAAAGTCGGAAAACTTAAAAAAAGTAGCTGATTATTTTGGCGTAACAACTGATTTCCTTTTGGGCAGTAACCAAGCACCGAAATGGGCAAATACAGACGATCTATTTGAATTGGACAAAATGCTTAATTCAAATGTCAACATGGCGTATGGCGGCGAAACATTGACAGAACAAGAAAAGCAACGTGTAAAAGATGTACTGACCGGGCTTTTCTGGG from Enterococcus sp. DIV1094 includes these protein-coding regions:
- a CDS encoding helix-turn-helix domain-containing protein, with product MTLVTRIKQLAEEKKVTFAEVERAVGISNGQIRRWDRVSPKSENLKKVADYFGVTTDFLLGSNQAPKWANTDDLFELDKMLNSNVNMAYGGETLTEQEKQRVKDVLTGLFWEFRKRDKEK